One stretch of Candidatus Nitrosotenuis cloacae DNA includes these proteins:
- a CDS encoding winged helix-turn-helix domain-containing protein, producing MARKVISQSKEKRSRMELYYAVLNAMRIELIDNETVRPTRIQFLVGTSYDKLTTYFTELEEKNLIVTDPLILTEKGKKFLKEYDRIDELTKKLGIKFFQDD from the coding sequence ATGGCCCGCAAAGTAATCTCACAATCAAAGGAAAAGAGGAGTAGAATGGAGCTGTATTATGCAGTGTTAAATGCGATGCGCATTGAACTAATCGATAATGAAACCGTTCGACCAACACGAATTCAGTTTTTAGTTGGAACCTCATATGATAAGCTGACTACATATTTTACAGAGTTGGAGGAAAAAAATCTCATTGTAACAGATCCTCTAATTCTGACTGAGAAAGGCAAAAAATTCCTCAAAGAATACGACAGAATAGACGAATTAACAAAAAAGCTAGGAATAAAATTTTTTCAAGACGATTAA
- a CDS encoding PEFG-CTERM sorting domain-containing protein yields MKTIAIGSILAIFAVMATAPAFADHASVEVSIPEGSSTVGCEETNECYIPDEVTIDVGSEVVWSNDDTASHTVTSGDPQNGPDGNFDSSLFLSGQTFSHMFEDAGEFPYFCLVHPWMRGIVIVEEAHADDHSDDVEEIPDEQTDAVVMSQDGSIVININSDVPTEGAESALTVEFTDADGNPIEHVNFEVTVTQDDQEVLAETEQHAHSGITEFTTSALGSDSPLDVQVTILGIGLPDDDPATWTGPIGETISAQVVPEFGPLAMIILAAAIVSIVVVTTRSKVMPKL; encoded by the coding sequence ATGAAGACAATAGCAATAGGATCCATTTTGGCGATATTTGCTGTTATGGCGACTGCTCCAGCGTTTGCAGATCATGCATCTGTTGAGGTCAGTATTCCTGAGGGTTCTTCTACAGTTGGCTGTGAAGAGACCAACGAGTGTTACATCCCAGATGAAGTAACAATCGATGTAGGAAGTGAGGTAGTGTGGTCAAATGATGACACCGCTTCACACACTGTAACAAGCGGAGATCCACAAAACGGTCCAGACGGAAACTTTGATAGTAGTTTGTTCCTGTCGGGACAGACCTTTTCTCACATGTTCGAGGACGCCGGCGAATTTCCATACTTTTGCTTGGTGCATCCATGGATGAGAGGTATTGTGATAGTCGAGGAAGCACATGCTGACGATCACAGTGACGATGTGGAAGAGATCCCTGATGAGCAAACCGACGCAGTGGTAATGTCACAAGACGGTTCAATTGTGATCAACATCAATTCTGATGTTCCAACAGAAGGTGCAGAGTCTGCATTAACCGTTGAATTCACAGATGCTGATGGAAATCCAATCGAGCACGTGAATTTTGAGGTCACTGTAACACAAGACGATCAAGAAGTCTTGGCAGAGACAGAACAACATGCACATAGTGGGATTACAGAATTCACAACATCTGCTCTAGGATCAGACAGTCCACTAGATGTCCAAGTCACAATTCTAGGAATAGGATTGCCAGACGATGATCCAGCAACATGGACAGGTCCAATAGGGGAAACAATATCTGCTCAAGTAGTTCCAGAGTTTGGCCCACTTGCAATGATTATTTTGGCTGCAGCCATTGTAAGCATTGTTGTTGTGACAACACGATCTAAGGTAATGCCAAAACTTTAG
- a CDS encoding transcription initiation factor IIB yields the protein MVTDAVTGERFCRNCGFVVDEQIAELGPERNVSKDSDRDDKSRVGIPTSLAIHDMGLATVIGAANKDATGKPLSAQAKHEMKRLRTWDNRSQMSEQMDRNLRYAFIQLDKLKDKLTLSDAVIEKAAYIYRKALSKSLVRGRSIEGVLAAAVYAACRDVETPRTLGDVATAINIKRKDLSKNYRLLVNELEMKMPVVSSITCMSKIASKVGLSEKVKRHALGILKEANDSRITAGKDPMGMAASALYISCVKMDVDISQKDIAMAAGVTEVTIRNRYKDLKKSLHI from the coding sequence ATGGTAACTGATGCCGTTACTGGCGAGCGATTTTGTCGCAACTGCGGATTTGTTGTAGATGAGCAAATAGCGGAATTGGGTCCTGAGCGCAACGTATCAAAGGACAGCGACAGAGACGATAAAAGCCGGGTTGGCATTCCAACATCTTTGGCAATTCATGATATGGGACTAGCCACTGTAATTGGTGCTGCAAACAAGGACGCCACTGGCAAGCCACTTTCTGCGCAGGCAAAACATGAAATGAAGCGTCTTAGAACTTGGGATAATCGCAGCCAGATGAGTGAGCAGATGGACAGAAACCTTCGGTACGCATTCATCCAGCTGGACAAGCTAAAAGACAAACTCACCTTATCTGATGCCGTAATTGAAAAAGCGGCCTACATTTATCGCAAAGCACTATCAAAGAGTTTGGTTCGGGGAAGATCAATTGAAGGAGTGCTAGCAGCTGCAGTATATGCAGCATGCAGAGATGTTGAAACACCACGAACTCTTGGCGATGTTGCAACTGCAATTAACATCAAACGAAAGGATCTCTCAAAGAACTATAGATTATTGGTAAACGAGCTGGAAATGAAGATGCCAGTAGTTAGCTCAATCACATGCATGTCAAAGATTGCAAGCAAGGTTGGTCTGAGTGAGAAGGTAAAGCGACACGCCCTTGGCATACTAAAGGAGGCAAATGACTCTAGAATCACTGCTGGAAAGGACCCAATGGGGATGGCAGCGTCTGCTTTGTACATTTCATGTGTAAAGATGGATGTTGACATATCCCAAAAAGACATTGCAATGGCAGCCGGCGTAACCGAAGTGACAATTCGAAATCGCTACAAGGATCTCAAAAAGTCTCTCCACATCTAA
- a CDS encoding CxxC-x17-CxxC domain-containing protein: MSYDKKMYPCTCSDCGKASEVPFEPKPDRPVYCRECLPKHSKPRFQKRY; this comes from the coding sequence ATGTCATATGACAAAAAAATGTACCCATGCACATGCTCAGACTGTGGCAAAGCATCAGAGGTACCTTTTGAACCAAAACCAGACAGACCAGTTTATTGCAGGGAATGTCTACCAAAGCACTCAAAACCAAGATTTCAAAAAAGATACTAA
- a CDS encoding metallophosphoesterase, whose product MKTKPIPGEPALILEGQKKHLVLTDLHVGFEANLAHNKIFVGKNTTLNESIQKITSLIDAAKPDSLVLLGDVKSGINKISKSEWDEIPKLLSALAQKTETVLIPGNHDANISYLTPDNITLISSIGMIIEDTLLTHGHTMPTANFAHISKIVMGHVHPVFFDEDSILNGQRVWVSIRTQKENLFPSESGELEIIIVPSFNRYFYATKKKAYKKSISPIIEKIKDISSAKIVTLDGTIIGDESLLSQVI is encoded by the coding sequence ATGAAGACAAAGCCAATTCCCGGAGAGCCGGCATTGATTCTAGAAGGACAAAAAAAGCACCTAGTTCTCACTGATCTTCATGTCGGCTTTGAGGCAAATCTTGCTCACAACAAAATCTTTGTTGGCAAAAACACCACACTAAATGAGTCAATCCAAAAGATCACCTCACTAATTGATGCAGCAAAGCCAGACTCACTTGTCTTGCTTGGAGATGTGAAATCCGGAATCAACAAAATATCAAAGTCAGAATGGGATGAGATCCCAAAACTATTGTCAGCACTTGCCCAAAAAACCGAGACAGTCTTGATTCCTGGAAATCATGACGCAAACATATCATATCTTACGCCAGACAATATCACTCTGATCAGCTCCATTGGCATGATTATAGAAGATACGCTGCTGACTCATGGCCATACCATGCCTACTGCAAACTTTGCCCACATCTCCAAAATAGTGATGGGTCATGTCCATCCTGTGTTTTTTGATGAGGATTCCATTCTGAATGGCCAGCGGGTCTGGGTTTCCATAAGAACGCAAAAAGAAAACCTATTTCCATCAGAGTCTGGCGAGCTGGAAATAATCATAGTACCATCTTTTAATCGATATTTTTATGCCACAAAGAAAAAGGCATACAAAAAGTCCATATCACCAATTATTGAAAAAATAAAGGACATTTCATCTGCCAAAATAGTCACCCTTGATGGAACAATAATTGGCGATGAATCCCTACTATCACAGGTGATCTGA
- a CDS encoding DUF1059 domain-containing protein, with the protein MTIKLRCSDYGFECDFVLDGRKSMSLLKQFKEHVDSEHGIDYSMEAIIQMVVNKGHARETIRNE; encoded by the coding sequence ATGACAATCAAGCTTAGATGTTCAGATTATGGATTTGAATGTGATTTTGTACTTGATGGAAGAAAGAGCATGTCTTTGCTTAAACAATTCAAAGAACATGTAGACTCGGAACATGGAATTGATTATTCAATGGAAGCCATCATACAAATGGTAGTCAACAAGGGTCACGCAAGAGAGACAATCAGAAACGAGTAA
- a CDS encoding V-type ATP synthase subunit F produces the protein MKIVTIGSRIFVTSFQLAGVQGVVVDSPQTAFSEVKKLAEDPDVGLVLMSEDMSTPISTELTKLRATKSKPLIFSLPASGSEKKEVDYRKMLKTILGV, from the coding sequence GTGAAGATTGTAACTATCGGTAGCAGAATCTTTGTTACAAGTTTTCAGCTAGCTGGCGTCCAGGGAGTTGTAGTGGATAGTCCGCAGACAGCATTCTCTGAGGTAAAAAAACTCGCAGAAGATCCTGATGTTGGACTAGTTTTGATGTCAGAGGACATGTCAACTCCAATTAGCACAGAGCTTACCAAGCTTCGCGCAACAAAATCAAAGCCACTCATATTTTCACTGCCAGCATCTGGCTCTGAGAAAAAGGAAGTCGATTACAGAAAGATGCTCAAGACAATTCTTGGCGTCTAG
- a CDS encoding Fic family protein, with protein MTQYAELPSHIQKRITEKKQKLGSKGHLTPRRIKEIDERMRVDFVYNSNKIEGSTLSRGETELILRGITIGKKNIPDALRGKDLGDILVAHNHSSAIDLIKKIAFDRVYKVTESDIKKIHGIIMKGVIASAGQYRNYDISVKGAGFTPPPFYDISKHMRDLLHALNSNPDELRSIELAAQIHYDFAWVHPFEDGNGRMSRLLLNLILVRNGYPFAVIKSVDKPQYLRALREMDISGNFKPFLIYVSRCVEQTLDLYLAPKKPSKKEEFLPLAKLAGGTPYSAEYLSLLARKGRIDAIKEGKTWKSTKKIISTYLKEQGK; from the coding sequence GTGACACAATACGCAGAATTACCTTCACACATACAAAAGAGAATAACGGAGAAGAAACAAAAACTTGGATCAAAAGGACATCTTACTCCAAGAAGAATTAAAGAGATTGACGAACGCATGCGGGTGGACTTTGTTTATAATAGCAACAAAATAGAAGGCAGTACGCTTTCCAGAGGCGAGACTGAGCTAATACTACGAGGAATAACGATAGGAAAAAAGAATATTCCAGACGCATTACGTGGAAAAGACCTCGGAGATATTCTGGTTGCACATAACCATTCCAGTGCAATTGATTTGATTAAAAAAATTGCATTTGATCGAGTTTACAAAGTAACTGAATCAGATATTAAAAAAATTCACGGAATCATAATGAAAGGAGTAATTGCTAGTGCTGGACAATACCGAAATTATGACATATCTGTAAAGGGCGCTGGCTTTACACCGCCTCCATTTTATGACATTTCAAAACACATGAGGGATCTACTGCATGCATTAAACAGCAACCCCGATGAGTTGAGGTCGATTGAGCTTGCGGCACAGATTCATTATGATTTTGCATGGGTTCACCCATTTGAGGATGGAAACGGGAGAATGTCCAGATTATTACTTAATTTGATTCTGGTGAGAAACGGATATCCGTTTGCGGTAATCAAAAGTGTTGACAAGCCGCAATATCTTAGGGCACTACGGGAAATGGACATTTCTGGTAATTTCAAGCCATTTCTGATTTATGTGTCGCGATGTGTAGAGCAGACATTGGATCTTTATCTGGCACCAAAAAAACCCTCAAAAAAGGAAGAATTCCTACCGTTGGCAAAGCTTGCAGGCGGCACGCCTTATTCTGCAGAATACCTAAGCCTGCTCGCAAGAAAGGGACGAATTGATGCTATAAAGGAAGGCAAGACGTGGAAAAGCACCAAAAAAATCATCAGCACCTATCTTAAAGAACAGGGAAAATGA
- a CDS encoding DoxX family protein has translation MALAETIGGIFLIVGILTRITGVIFSIILVDAIFHIRWNNGFFIAKGGWDFDLALIAMTLFIVVMGSGRLSISSSLKKIPSFLQ, from the coding sequence ATTGCGCTTGCAGAAACCATTGGTGGAATATTTCTGATAGTTGGAATATTGACTAGAATTACTGGAGTGATATTCAGCATAATTCTAGTTGATGCGATATTTCACATACGATGGAATAATGGGTTTTTCATAGCAAAGGGTGGCTGGGATTTTGACTTGGCACTAATTGCTATGACTCTATTTATCGTGGTGATGGGTTCGGGTAGACTATCGATTTCATCTAGTTTGAAGAAAATTCCAAGTTTTCTCCAATAA
- a CDS encoding zinc-dependent dehydrogenase, translating to MKTASVKGPALVDVTETTKPTVGPGDILVKMRSCGICGSDVEKVFGKYGQPSMRLGHEPAGIIVEVGSGVANFQKDDRVFTHHHVPCYSCHLCNHGNETMCPKYYETNLSPCGLSEEYVVPEWNVTHGGVLKIPNAMTFEEAAMIEPLACCVRAWSKFSYKKGDTCAVFGAGPTGMMHVMLAQANEFSRVFAFDVNDFRLDFARSFGAFPLKSADPQSAQKVLTETQNQGVDVSIVATGALSAISDALSVTRKGGTIVLFGVPSKGATMNVDMSVVYSKELTLTPSYAASDKDCKRALELISSGKVAAKRLITHRYSLSDSQKAFEHAHSGQNAMKIVING from the coding sequence ATGAAGACCGCATCAGTCAAGGGGCCAGCACTAGTGGATGTTACCGAGACAACAAAGCCTACTGTCGGCCCAGGCGATATCCTAGTCAAAATGCGGTCCTGTGGAATATGTGGCTCTGATGTGGAAAAGGTCTTTGGCAAATACGGACAGCCATCAATGAGGCTTGGCCATGAGCCTGCGGGAATTATTGTAGAGGTGGGATCAGGCGTTGCTAATTTTCAAAAAGATGATCGTGTCTTTACACATCACCACGTACCGTGTTATTCATGCCATCTTTGTAATCATGGAAACGAGACCATGTGTCCAAAATATTATGAGACAAATCTATCCCCATGCGGATTATCTGAAGAATATGTTGTTCCGGAATGGAATGTTACCCATGGTGGGGTCCTAAAGATTCCAAACGCAATGACCTTTGAAGAGGCAGCAATGATTGAGCCACTCGCATGCTGCGTTCGTGCATGGTCCAAATTCTCGTACAAAAAGGGCGATACATGTGCAGTCTTTGGGGCGGGGCCAACCGGAATGATGCACGTGATGCTTGCGCAGGCAAACGAGTTCTCACGGGTATTTGCCTTTGATGTTAATGACTTTAGATTGGACTTTGCGCGCTCCTTTGGGGCATTTCCTCTAAAATCTGCTGATCCCCAATCCGCACAAAAGGTCCTAACTGAGACCCAAAACCAGGGGGTTGATGTGAGTATAGTAGCAACGGGGGCTCTGTCCGCAATATCTGATGCTCTGTCTGTGACAAGAAAGGGGGGAACAATAGTGTTGTTTGGCGTTCCATCAAAGGGCGCCACAATGAATGTTGACATGAGTGTGGTGTATTCTAAAGAACTTACTCTGACTCCAAGCTATGCCGCATCGGACAAGGACTGCAAGCGAGCACTGGAACTGATATCATCTGGCAAGGTTGCAGCAAAACGGCTCATCACTCACAGATATTCACTGAGCGATTCGCAGAAAGCATTTGAGCATGCACATAGCGGCCAAAACGCCATGAAGATAGTAATAAACGGCTGA
- the lsrF gene encoding 3-hydroxy-5-phosphonooxypentane-2,4-dione thiolase — MRKRLRRVWKRRSSDMDYGLKSRIASILKPNNGRGVMLAVDHGYFLGPTEKLEVPKRTIAPIVKYCDSLMVTRGIVRSSVDPNFPVPIVLRVSGGASIIGEDLSNEEITTSIKDAIRINATAVTMSIFVGAKYEHKSLVSLGNLVNEAEEYGLPVLAVTAVGKELAKRDARYLSLSCRIAAEFGAHMVKTYYCDDFQKVVASCPVPIIVAGGPKIPERDALELTYNSIRAGAAGVDMGRNIWQSQYPVAMIRAVRAIVHSNYNLDQAYKMFQQLAKGQPPQQNGGNFNQNRPNPNQNRPNQPRPQQNQNRPQGNRPNQNRNQNRPQGNRPNPNQNRPQGNRPNPNQNRPNQPRPQQNQPQNRPNPNQTKQNPNQQRPQNKPSQQKPNQGKPNQNKPQQKQPQRPAQAKPPQKPQNKKPAQAKQQPKPAAQPATPAPAASKPQ, encoded by the coding sequence CTGAGGAAAAGATTAAGAAGGGTCTGGAAACGTCGGAGTTCAGATATGGATTATGGACTCAAAAGCAGAATAGCAAGCATTCTCAAGCCAAACAACGGACGCGGCGTAATGTTGGCAGTAGATCACGGTTATTTTCTTGGACCAACAGAAAAGCTCGAAGTACCAAAAAGAACAATTGCACCAATCGTAAAGTATTGCGATTCCCTTATGGTGACTCGAGGAATAGTCAGAAGCTCAGTTGATCCAAACTTTCCGGTGCCAATCGTACTAAGAGTATCTGGTGGCGCTAGCATCATTGGAGAGGACCTATCCAATGAAGAAATTACAACAAGCATCAAAGATGCAATCAGAATTAACGCAACCGCAGTAACAATGTCAATTTTCGTTGGAGCCAAGTACGAGCACAAGTCCTTGGTTAGCCTTGGAAATCTGGTAAATGAGGCAGAAGAATATGGCTTGCCAGTATTGGCAGTAACTGCAGTCGGAAAAGAGCTTGCAAAAAGAGACGCAAGATACCTATCACTATCATGTAGAATTGCAGCCGAATTTGGCGCACACATGGTCAAGACCTATTATTGCGATGACTTCCAAAAGGTGGTCGCATCTTGCCCCGTCCCAATTATAGTTGCAGGCGGACCAAAGATCCCAGAACGTGATGCACTAGAGTTGACGTACAACTCGATTCGAGCAGGCGCTGCAGGCGTAGATATGGGACGAAACATTTGGCAATCACAATACCCAGTTGCAATGATTAGGGCCGTGCGAGCCATCGTTCACTCTAATTACAATTTGGACCAGGCATACAAGATGTTCCAGCAACTAGCAAAGGGTCAACCACCGCAACAAAACGGAGGCAACTTTAATCAAAACAGACCAAATCCAAACCAAAACAGACCAAACCAACCACGTCCACAACAAAACCAAAACCGCCCACAAGGAAATAGGCCAAACCAGAATAGAAACCAAAACAGACCTCAAGGCAACAGACCAAATCCAAACCAAAACAGACCTCAAGGCAACAGACCAAATCCAAACCAAAACAGACCAAACCAACCACGTCCACAACAAAACCAACCACAAAACAGGCCAAATCCAAATCAAACTAAACAAAATCCAAACCAACAAAGACCACAAAACAAACCATCACAACAAAAACCAAACCAAGGAAAACCAAATCAAAACAAACCACAACAAAAACAACCACAAAGACCAGCACAAGCAAAACCTCCGCAAAAACCACAAAACAAAAAACCAGCACAAGCAAAACAGCAACCAAAACCAGCTGCACAGCCGGCAACTCCGGCACCAGCAGCCAGTAAACCACAGTAG
- a CDS encoding sodium:solute symporter family transporter gives MLILSAEIGYTVLLGVGLFIALVVSLIIKAETKWLGTKKTSDWFSTAGRSVKTGLISTSIVSAWVWAATLLQSSTVAYKFGISGPFWYAAGATIPIVLFGILAMQVKMKFPNVTTFTQIIYQRYGSHSHKVFLFFAILTNTIVTSMLVLGGAAVIHEMTGINLEIVSFLIPVGIILYTYFGGLRATFLADYINVIVLFVGALIFVSFVYFLSPEIGGISGMYEKLQQSSILMPVNGNTMGSFLTMASIGGLVFGVINIVGNLGTVFIDQSYWQRAIAAKNKIAGKAFLTGGLVWFAIPFGVASTLGLVAVGLEIPISDNALNNGLVAPFAAFGILDVFGAILILTMLVTAVTSAGSAQLMAISSLISQDIYKTYKNPNATTEKIFSVKRKLVIILGMAMGFLGILLFNLHLNLQYLYLVMGILIGAAVGPVCLALVWSKTNRIAATLAAVTGLASGIASWLLSTHSMFGSISIQTTSNDISLLIGNVVSIGVGFAITILGSLIKSERFHFQKDTSLSPQEENDVVIEYKKIKKLALIVPTILVVIIPLSLYSSGWVFSETGFTLWIGSMILWVVGAAIIGILYPILESKSEILQIMKNSILALTFIGIVAFGLFSLSLVNSPNNQAVLGYYVYAMFGILSVFGLAVVIINKRLKNLVTFQTRQLEAERDDLESIVAQKTDLLLKKEKLASIGQLSARIAHDLRNPLSVLQSTLDILLLRNNDYDEKTLLQYQRMKRAIDRMSHQIDDVLDYVRVTNLRIEDCSLYDLLSLVLEKIDMPSTVDFKMSVSDIRLECDKLKIEAAFTNLFLNAIQAIDGAGKIRIRAVEKDKNVIIEIEDSGALLDDETLKKMFTPLFTTKQRGTGLGLVSCKNTVEQHHGTISVKTKPTIFVITLPKVQDLPRDVKYDTATTYLHF, from the coding sequence ATGTTGATACTTTCAGCGGAAATAGGATACACTGTACTACTGGGAGTTGGGCTGTTTATTGCTCTAGTAGTATCGCTTATCATCAAGGCAGAAACCAAGTGGCTTGGCACAAAAAAGACCAGTGATTGGTTTTCAACCGCAGGAAGATCTGTCAAAACAGGACTGATATCGACATCAATTGTATCTGCGTGGGTATGGGCAGCCACACTGTTGCAATCCTCCACTGTTGCCTACAAGTTTGGAATATCAGGACCATTTTGGTATGCGGCAGGGGCGACAATTCCGATTGTACTCTTTGGCATACTCGCAATGCAAGTAAAAATGAAATTTCCTAATGTTACTACATTTACTCAAATCATTTATCAAAGATATGGATCACATTCGCACAAGGTCTTTTTGTTCTTTGCAATTTTGACAAATACAATTGTAACATCAATGCTGGTCTTGGGTGGTGCCGCGGTAATTCATGAAATGACTGGGATTAATCTGGAAATTGTCTCATTTTTGATTCCAGTTGGAATTATACTGTATACGTATTTTGGTGGCCTTCGGGCAACATTTCTTGCTGACTATATCAATGTCATAGTGCTATTTGTTGGCGCATTGATTTTTGTTTCATTTGTTTATTTTCTCAGTCCAGAAATTGGAGGAATCTCTGGCATGTATGAAAAGTTACAACAATCATCGATATTGATGCCAGTTAATGGCAATACTATGGGCTCATTTCTTACAATGGCATCTATTGGAGGACTGGTCTTTGGCGTCATAAACATAGTTGGAAATCTTGGAACTGTATTCATTGATCAGTCATACTGGCAACGAGCAATTGCTGCCAAAAACAAAATCGCCGGAAAAGCCTTTCTTACTGGAGGTCTGGTGTGGTTTGCAATCCCATTTGGCGTGGCATCTACGCTTGGACTAGTAGCAGTAGGCCTTGAGATCCCGATATCTGATAATGCTCTAAACAATGGACTCGTGGCCCCCTTTGCAGCCTTTGGGATACTGGATGTGTTTGGGGCAATTCTAATTTTGACAATGCTAGTCACGGCGGTGACTTCGGCAGGCTCGGCACAACTAATGGCAATTTCCTCGCTGATCAGTCAGGACATTTACAAGACTTACAAAAATCCAAACGCCACAACCGAGAAGATCTTTTCTGTCAAGCGAAAATTGGTCATAATACTTGGCATGGCAATGGGATTCTTGGGAATATTACTATTCAACTTGCACCTAAACCTACAGTATCTATATCTAGTAATGGGAATTCTAATTGGTGCTGCAGTCGGACCTGTATGTCTTGCACTGGTGTGGTCAAAAACAAACAGAATTGCCGCAACCCTTGCGGCAGTTACTGGCTTGGCATCTGGAATTGCATCCTGGCTATTATCCACTCATTCCATGTTTGGCTCAATTTCGATTCAGACTACTTCAAATGATATTTCGCTTTTGATTGGCAATGTGGTGTCAATTGGAGTTGGCTTTGCAATTACAATTCTTGGCAGCCTAATCAAATCAGAAAGATTTCATTTTCAAAAAGACACCAGCTTATCACCACAAGAAGAAAATGATGTTGTAATTGAATACAAGAAAATAAAAAAACTCGCACTAATTGTTCCGACAATTTTGGTTGTGATTATCCCACTTTCATTATATTCTTCAGGCTGGGTCTTCTCAGAGACTGGCTTTACGCTGTGGATAGGCTCAATGATTCTATGGGTTGTTGGTGCAGCAATTATCGGAATATTGTATCCAATACTAGAATCAAAGTCAGAGATTTTACAAATCATGAAAAACTCTATACTTGCGTTAACCTTTATTGGAATTGTCGCCTTTGGGCTGTTTTCTCTGTCTTTAGTAAACTCACCAAACAACCAGGCCGTTTTGGGATACTATGTGTATGCAATGTTTGGCATACTGAGCGTGTTTGGACTTGCAGTTGTTATCATAAACAAGAGGCTCAAAAATCTAGTCACTTTCCAAACACGACAACTAGAGGCCGAGCGTGACGATCTAGAGTCTATTGTGGCACAAAAAACCGACCTGCTCTTAAAAAAGGAAAAACTCGCATCAATTGGGCAGCTGTCTGCAAGAATTGCGCATGATCTGAGAAACCCACTCAGTGTTCTGCAGAGCACACTGGACATTCTGCTACTCCGAAACAATGACTATGATGAGAAAACCCTTCTACAATACCAGCGAATGAAGAGGGCAATTGACAGAATGAGTCACCAAATCGATGACGTGCTGGACTATGTACGAGTTACAAATCTGCGAATAGAGGATTGCTCACTGTATGATTTGTTGTCTTTGGTGCTGGAGAAAATAGACATGCCTAGTACGGTTGATTTCAAAATGTCAGTCAGTGACATTCGTTTGGAGTGTGACAAGCTAAAGATTGAAGCTGCCTTTACCAACCTATTTCTTAATGCGATTCAGGCAATTGATGGGGCGGGTAAAATCCGAATACGTGCAGTTGAAAAAGACAAAAATGTCATAATCGAAATAGAAGACTCTGGAGCATTACTTGATGATGAGACACTCAAGAAAATGTTCACTCCGCTTTTTACTACAAAACAGCGAGGAACCGGTCTTGGCTTGGTTAGCTGCAAAAATACAGTAGAGCAACACCATGGTACGATCTCGGTTAAAACAAAACCCACAATATTTGTCATAACGCTGCCCAAAGTTCAGGATCTCCCACGAG